A window of Hymenobacter aerilatus contains these coding sequences:
- a CDS encoding cyclic nucleotide-binding domain-containing protein, with protein sequence MTLLARWQQLVGIRAEEGRTVGLFFLHNFLLGIGTILVYVSANVILLENHPERNLPLAYGVAALAMLAAGKLYAHYEHHLGLQRVAVRVLLAVVVLTGVLGVLVYAGHSVAAAVAIMAGYRVIYLLTNLEFWGVSAVVFDVRQSRRLFSVISSGDMPAKALGAVLAILIHHHTELLWLLLTAFGAYLAALLTLRATSRRHEVAVQPTRRAARQEAVAPGLQRWFGSSRLVLSMCLSMLAIAIVTTGVEYSFFVNVKHRFHDQALVMRYVGGVLVLTYLVALLMKLLLTGQALDRVGMRRVLLALPVVMLGALALFGGLHLSGIANSMLYFCGLFLTLEVLRRAVFDPVFLVLFQPLSPPERLEAHTLAKGVYEPLGMGLAGAALFLLAGGEGLTQGAMFAWLGVFLLVVLFYLHRTYGHYLVELQHAVRRRFADADGTVPAPTAEAENTPATPAEIRQLIALLPDKARRADASARLLRLGTTALPLLTEALRTSTDEHLIRRVAQLCGRLTGAASRQALVELVRQSHLFRREAGLRALRSFGPAVADEPVFQDLVQEELRLAQELLHGQAVAPDMTLRDSLEYELTRLQQRVFGLLLQLYPPQLIADAQRGVAHAARERQANALEMLDNLVARPVYQALQTLLDVAPPAAKARRFENLLGAAATSAPLTETIIRRGNAAFTDWTVAVALRQWHPTPYTIEALLPHLNSASPLVQESALAVLNRFAHDAPEGFQYLLTAHPTLASLRMHHAASASHISAAERVALLKNTALFAATPENVLSSIVPIMKEVSFDKDHQIFAKGDLGTSLFIVYEGEVGIFTGAQQLATFRAGDFFGELALLDAEPRSASAIAQTPVTAFRLDQEDFYDVMEERGEVLRNILRVLCQRLRRQNEAVKL encoded by the coding sequence TATCCTGCTCGAAAACCATCCCGAGCGCAACCTACCGCTGGCCTACGGGGTAGCCGCACTGGCTATGCTGGCTGCCGGCAAACTCTACGCCCACTACGAACACCACTTGGGCTTGCAGCGCGTGGCAGTGCGGGTACTTCTGGCCGTAGTGGTGCTCACGGGCGTACTGGGGGTGTTAGTGTACGCGGGGCACTCGGTAGCGGCGGCAGTGGCTATTATGGCCGGCTACCGCGTCATTTACTTGCTCACCAACCTGGAGTTTTGGGGCGTGTCGGCGGTGGTATTTGATGTGCGTCAGAGCCGACGTTTATTCAGCGTCATTAGCTCCGGCGACATGCCCGCCAAAGCGCTGGGCGCCGTACTGGCCATTCTTATTCACCATCATACCGAGTTGTTGTGGCTGCTGCTCACGGCTTTTGGTGCCTACCTGGCGGCCCTGCTCACGTTGCGCGCTACCTCGCGCCGGCACGAGGTAGCCGTGCAGCCTACTCGCCGGGCTGCGCGCCAAGAGGCCGTAGCGCCGGGCTTGCAGCGTTGGTTTGGCAGCAGCCGCCTGGTGCTATCCATGTGCCTGAGCATGTTGGCTATTGCCATCGTGACGACGGGCGTGGAATACTCGTTTTTTGTGAACGTGAAGCACCGCTTCCATGACCAAGCGCTGGTGATGCGCTACGTGGGTGGCGTACTGGTACTCACCTATTTAGTGGCATTGCTGATGAAGCTTCTCCTCACCGGCCAAGCGCTGGACAGAGTAGGAATGCGCCGAGTGCTGCTGGCCCTGCCGGTGGTGATGCTGGGCGCGCTGGCCCTGTTTGGCGGGTTGCACCTGAGCGGCATTGCCAATAGTATGCTGTACTTCTGCGGTCTGTTCCTGACGCTGGAAGTGCTGCGCCGCGCCGTGTTCGACCCGGTGTTTTTGGTGTTGTTTCAGCCCCTTTCGCCACCCGAGCGGCTGGAGGCCCATACACTGGCCAAGGGCGTATACGAGCCGCTGGGTATGGGTCTGGCGGGTGCGGCGCTGTTTCTGCTGGCTGGTGGGGAAGGCCTAACCCAAGGTGCAATGTTCGCGTGGCTGGGGGTATTTCTGCTGGTGGTGCTGTTTTACCTGCATCGCACCTACGGCCACTACTTGGTAGAGCTGCAGCACGCCGTGCGCCGCCGCTTCGCCGATGCAGATGGAACTGTGCCCGCACCTACCGCCGAGGCCGAAAATACGCCTGCTACCCCCGCCGAAATTCGCCAGCTCATTGCCCTGCTACCCGACAAAGCGCGCCGCGCCGACGCCTCGGCCCGCTTGCTTCGGCTGGGTACCACGGCCCTACCCCTGCTCACGGAAGCCCTGCGTACCAGCACCGATGAGCACCTCATTCGGCGGGTGGCGCAGCTGTGCGGGCGCCTAACAGGAGCGGCCAGCCGACAGGCGCTGGTGGAGTTGGTACGTCAGTCGCACCTGTTCCGGCGCGAAGCCGGGCTGCGGGCGCTCCGGTCGTTTGGACCGGCTGTGGCCGATGAGCCTGTGTTTCAAGACTTGGTGCAGGAGGAGTTGCGCCTGGCCCAGGAGCTGCTGCACGGCCAGGCTGTTGCCCCCGATATGACCCTGCGCGACAGTCTGGAATATGAGCTGACACGCCTGCAACAGCGCGTGTTTGGCTTGCTACTGCAGCTCTACCCGCCCCAGCTTATTGCCGATGCCCAGCGCGGCGTGGCCCACGCTGCCCGCGAGCGACAGGCCAACGCCCTCGAAATGCTTGACAACCTCGTTGCGCGGCCCGTGTATCAGGCCCTGCAAACCCTGCTGGATGTGGCGCCGCCCGCTGCCAAAGCCCGCCGCTTCGAGAATTTATTGGGGGCGGCCGCCACCTCCGCCCCGCTCACCGAAACCATCATCCGGCGCGGCAATGCGGCCTTCACCGACTGGACTGTTGCGGTAGCGCTGCGCCAGTGGCACCCTACCCCCTACACGATTGAGGCGCTGCTGCCACACCTGAACAGCGCCAGCCCGCTGGTGCAGGAAAGTGCCCTAGCGGTGCTCAACCGCTTCGCCCACGACGCGCCCGAAGGCTTCCAATACCTCCTTACCGCTCATCCTACCCTAGCTTCCCTGCGCATGCACCACGCCGCTTCCGCCTCCCATATTTCGGCCGCCGAACGCGTTGCCCTCCTCAAAAACACCGCGCTATTTGCTGCTACTCCCGAAAACGTGCTTAGCAGCATCGTTCCCATCATGAAGGAGGTAAGCTTCGACAAAGACCACCAGATTTTTGCCAAGGGCGACCTGGGCACGTCCTTGTTTATTGTATACGAAGGCGAGGTAGGCATTTTCACCGGCGCCCAGCAGTTGGCCACCTTCCGGGCCGGCGACTTCTTCGGCGAGCTGGCCCTACTCGACGCCGAGCCGCGTTCCGCTTCCGCTATAGCGCAGACCCCCGTCACCGCCTTCCGCCTCGATCAGGAAGATTTCTACGACGTGATGGAAGAGCGCGGCGAGGTGCTGCGCAACATTCTGCGTGTCCTCTGCCAACGCCTGCGCCGGCAGAACGAAGCGGTGAAGTTGTGA